GCGGGGCTCGCGCTGTCGACGGAGCCGCTGCCGCCGCCTGGCGGCCCGCTCGACACGCTCATCGTCGCCGGCGGCAAGGGCGTGCACGCGGCCGCGCTCGAGGCCGAGCTGGTCGGCTGGGTCGGCCGTCGCGCGACGGCGGCGCGGCGCATGGCCTCGGTGTGCACCGGCGCGATGCTGCTCGCCGCCACGGGCCTGCTCGACGGCCGCCGCGTCGTGACGCACTGGTCGTTCTGCGACGAGCTCGCGCGCCGCCACCCCGAGGTGCGCGTCGAAAGCGACCCGATCTTCATCCGCGACGGCGACTACTGGACCTCGGCCGGCGTCACCGCCGGCATCGATCTCGCCCTCGCTCTCGTCGAGGAGGATCTCGGCGCGCAGCTGGCGCTCGCCGTCGCGCGCTACCTCGTCGTCTTCCTTAAGCGCCCCGGCGGCCAGGCGCAGTTCTCCGAGGCGCTGTCGCTGCAGGCCGGCGACGACCGCTTCGGCGCGCTGCACCGGTGGATGGGAGCGAACCTGTCGCGCAACCTCTCGCTGCCGCAGCTCGCCGCGCAGGCAGGCATGAGCGAGCGCTCGTTCTCGCGCCGCTATCTCGAGGCGACGGGGCAGACGCCGGCGCGCGCCGTCGAGCGGCTCCGCGTCGAAGCGGCGCGCCGCCTGCTCTCCACCTCGCGCCTGCCGGTGAAGCGCATCGCCGGGCGCTGCGGCTTCGGCTCCGAGGAGACGATGCGGCGCAGCTTTTTGCGCGTGCTCTCGGCGACACCGCAGGATTATCGCGCGCGGTTCGGCACCTGAGGCGCACCCGCGCCCCTCGGGCAGCGGGCCGTGATGGAGCCATCCCGCGGCCGCCGGCGTTTGCGCCTAAGCTAATCACCAAGGAGCCGCCGATGACCCGCACCCCGATCCGCCTGTCCCTCGCGGCTCTCGCGCTCGCCTTCGTCGTGTCGCCGGCGGCTGCGCAGGGCACGCAGGAACAGCAGGACGCCTGCGCGCCGGACGCGTTCAAG
This Beijerinckiaceae bacterium RH AL1 DNA region includes the following protein-coding sequences:
- a CDS encoding Transcriptional regulator GlxA family, contains an amidase domain and an AraC-type DNA-binding HTH domain (ID:RHAL1_03315;~source:Prodigal:2.6) — translated: MPKTPRIPPKPHAGSRLVEVLAFPRVQLLDVTGPLQVFATTNDLVTEAGGEAPYATRVVAAGGGAVAASAGLALSTEPLPPPGGPLDTLIVAGGKGVHAAALEAELVGWVGRRATAARRMASVCTGAMLLAATGLLDGRRVVTHWSFCDELARRHPEVRVESDPIFIRDGDYWTSAGVTAGIDLALALVEEDLGAQLALAVARYLVVFLKRPGGQAQFSEALSLQAGDDRFGALHRWMGANLSRNLSLPQLAAQAGMSERSFSRRYLEATGQTPARAVERLRVEAARRLLSTSRLPVKRIAGRCGFGSEETMRRSFLRVLSATPQDYRARFGT